Proteins co-encoded in one [Limnothrix rosea] IAM M-220 genomic window:
- the urtE gene encoding urea ABC transporter ATP-binding subunit UrtE, with the protein MLNVSGLNVYYGESHILRNVDLNVPQGQMVCLIGRNGVGKTTLLKTVMGLLPPRTGSLRFMGEEVNAVPTDRRARLGIGYVPQGREIIPRVSVRENLLLGLEALPKGRRNRSNIPSEILNLFPMLKDMLNRMGGDLSGGQQQQLAIARAMMGRPKLLILDEPTEGIQPSIILEIEAAVKQIIAETGISVLLVEQHLHFVRQADRYYAMQKGGIVASGSTSELSQDVIQQFLAV; encoded by the coding sequence CTGCTAAATGTTTCTGGACTAAATGTTTATTACGGCGAAAGCCATATCCTTCGTAATGTGGATCTGAATGTGCCGCAGGGTCAAATGGTCTGTTTGATCGGTCGCAATGGGGTCGGTAAGACAACGCTGCTAAAAACGGTGATGGGTTTGCTTCCTCCTCGTACAGGGAGTCTACGGTTTATGGGCGAAGAGGTGAATGCTGTGCCCACAGATCGGCGGGCGCGTTTGGGGATTGGCTATGTGCCCCAGGGGCGAGAAATCATTCCACGGGTTTCGGTACGGGAAAATTTACTTTTGGGTCTAGAGGCACTACCGAAGGGTCGTCGCAATAGGAGTAATATTCCGTCGGAGATTTTGAATTTGTTTCCCATGCTTAAAGATATGCTCAATCGTATGGGGGGTGATTTGAGTGGGGGTCAGCAGCAACAGTTGGCGATCGCCCGCGCGATGATGGGTCGTCCCAAGCTCTTAATTCTGGATGAACCCACTGAAGGTATTCAGCCATCGATTATTTTAGAAATTGAAGCGGCGGTTAAACAGATTATTGCGGAGACTGGGATTTCTGTATTGCTTGTCGAACAACACCTGCATTTTGTACGCCAAGCTGATCGATATTATGCGATGCAAAAGGGCGGCATTGTGGCATCGGGAAGTACTAGCGAACTGAGCCAAGATGTCATTCAGCAATTCCTCGCTGTGTAA
- a CDS encoding adenylate/guanylate cyclase domain-containing protein: MPQTDFLLIVPKHLHYVLLNGELGIVALSAQAKSCVDDVACLQVGEDIRDSFPELYGLEEILGEIIAAKREQFEVKAINRQIGNQQLYLDLYFRSHPTGNGQVQLLMFLEDVTDKMSLEQTLVQSNNETNLLVTALKNAKQYAETIIESIAEALIVTDTNGKILRINSVATEILEYSERELLGRSLFEILNTPEAQLLRYEALNFFDKDPSASSQRVEVNCFRKLGRPLVLAFSWSLLEQSPNQLEIIYVARDVTRDRRDQNRLAVQYMIARALSEVASIEKVVQDVLKIICNQLQFDVGELWEAVSAGEIDASRYPAIMSYPMSHIYLQRIHQIALAKFSHKPVGFVEVSDRVLLMPGSGLAGRVWEQRSPQWIYDLLQDPDFGQKSFACREGLRSAFAFPVMAAGEILGVMTFFSENPQSDNPELLQIMDAIGQQLGQYIRRKQAESALKEQQQQTEKLLLNILPETIATQLRQSGRTIARQFDDVTVLFADIVGFTEFAGNLSPIEVVKVLNQIFSCFDELTEQYELEKIKTIGDSYMVVGGLPEPRADHAEAIANMALDMREALNALNAQTGHQFKLRIGINSGAVVAGVIGQKKFIYDLWGDSVNIASRMESHGIPDQIQCSCSTYQQLANANYQWFERGSIPIKGKGEMKTYFLIGRGEEN; the protein is encoded by the coding sequence ATGCCCCAAACTGATTTTTTATTAATCGTCCCAAAACATCTCCACTACGTTCTGCTGAATGGGGAGCTAGGCATTGTTGCATTGTCTGCACAGGCTAAGTCCTGTGTCGATGATGTGGCGTGTTTGCAGGTTGGGGAAGATATTCGAGATAGTTTTCCTGAGCTTTATGGGTTGGAAGAAATCCTTGGCGAGATTATTGCAGCAAAAAGAGAGCAGTTTGAAGTTAAAGCGATCAATCGTCAAATTGGCAATCAGCAACTTTATCTTGACCTTTATTTTCGTTCACACCCAACAGGCAATGGCCAAGTGCAGCTATTGATGTTCCTTGAGGATGTCACTGACAAGATGAGCTTAGAGCAAACGTTAGTGCAGAGTAATAATGAAACAAATCTGCTCGTCACAGCTCTAAAAAATGCCAAGCAATACGCGGAAACAATTATTGAGTCCATCGCTGAAGCCCTGATTGTGACGGATACTAATGGTAAGATTTTACGGATTAATTCGGTCGCTACAGAGATTTTAGAGTATAGCGAACGTGAGTTATTGGGGCGATCGCTCTTTGAGATTTTAAACACACCAGAGGCACAACTACTCCGCTACGAAGCCCTCAACTTTTTTGACAAAGACCCTAGCGCCTCTAGCCAACGTGTCGAGGTTAATTGCTTTCGTAAATTAGGGAGACCGCTGGTGTTGGCTTTTTCTTGGTCGTTGTTGGAACAATCTCCTAATCAGCTTGAAATTATCTATGTTGCCCGCGATGTTACCCGCGATCGCCGCGATCAAAATCGCCTAGCGGTTCAGTACATGATTGCCCGTGCTCTGTCGGAAGTGGCATCCATAGAAAAAGTGGTTCAAGATGTTCTAAAAATTATTTGCAATCAGCTGCAATTTGATGTGGGTGAACTGTGGGAAGCCGTTTCAGCAGGAGAGATAGATGCTAGTCGTTATCCTGCCATTATGTCCTATCCCATGAGTCACATTTATCTCCAACGTATTCATCAAATCGCCCTTGCGAAATTTAGTCATAAGCCAGTGGGCTTTGTTGAGGTCAGTGATCGTGTGTTGTTAATGCCGGGTAGTGGGTTAGCGGGTCGTGTGTGGGAGCAGCGATCGCCCCAATGGATTTATGATCTTTTACAAGATCCAGATTTTGGTCAAAAATCCTTTGCTTGCCGTGAGGGTCTACGTTCTGCCTTTGCCTTTCCTGTGATGGCAGCAGGGGAAATCTTGGGGGTGATGACCTTTTTTTCCGAAAACCCCCAGTCGGATAACCCAGAGCTATTGCAGATTATGGATGCCATTGGCCAACAGTTAGGGCAGTATATCCGTCGTAAACAAGCAGAATCTGCCCTCAAGGAACAACAGCAGCAAACCGAAAAACTCTTGCTCAATATTTTGCCGGAGACGATCGCCACCCAGTTACGCCAGTCCGGGCGTACCATTGCCCGTCAGTTTGACGATGTTACCGTCTTGTTTGCTGATATCGTCGGCTTTACAGAATTTGCTGGTAATTTATCTCCCATTGAGGTCGTTAAAGTTCTCAATCAGATTTTCTCCTGTTTCGACGAGCTTACAGAGCAATATGAATTAGAAAAAATTAAAACCATTGGTGACTCCTATATGGTGGTCGGTGGTTTACCGGAACCCCGTGCTGACCATGCTGAGGCGATCGCCAACATGGCATTAGATATGCGAGAAGCCCTAAACGCTCTCAACGCCCAAACAGGACACCAGTTTAAACTTCGCATTGGGATCAACAGTGGCGCAGTGGTGGCAGGGGTGATTGGCCAGAAAAAATTCATCTATGATCTGTGGGGAGACAGCGTCAATATTGCTAGTCGGATGGAGTCCCACGGCATCCCAGACCAAATTCAATGCTCCTGTTCCACCTATCAACAGCTTGCCAACGCCAACTATCAATGGTTTGAGCGTGGCTCTATTCCCATTAAAGGAAAAGGGGAGATGAAAACGTATTTTTTAATCGGTCGCGGCGAGGAAAACTAA
- a CDS encoding PAS domain-containing sensor histidine kinase: protein MSLLPEKFIMPPHVDYLLLGRSLTIIEFSGNLDVFAIAPDLLNIGQPVCDAFPELIGAEEILEQICLGKIREYELREVAREDLYFNLYVHRIDRYLVLLFEDITEMMNLKQSLVQRANEAGLLLDALRNSKDYLDKVMLSMGDALIITDQQGVIRSVNQAAVEMFGYPEEELLTTSLAHLLPPDIWQDNFEPKAIAAHQDTIKNVEVECFTKDQQSLTIEFNCSQVLTDLNQTESFVYIGRDITVRKKAELEKQKAIAKERELVELRSRFLSTASHEFRNPIASILMCTEILQNSGTEITDEELAMYIGFIQQAGSNLKNVVEDVLLISKAEAGKVKFKPADFHLPRFCNRLIQQIHLSTNEHRIQASYPPELETVSMDGKLLQHILQNLLSNAVKYSPGDRPVEFTITPAGQTGYLEFIVRDYGIGIPAADLDHIFDSFHRATNVGNIPGTGLGMSITHEYIQLHKGTITIASEENKGTEIHVILPDAKQMPELVTAKPTATT from the coding sequence ATGAGCTTACTGCCTGAAAAATTTATCATGCCGCCCCATGTCGATTATTTACTCTTGGGTCGGTCACTGACGATTATCGAATTTTCGGGGAATTTAGATGTCTTTGCGATCGCCCCAGATTTATTAAACATCGGGCAACCGGTGTGTGATGCCTTCCCTGAGCTAATCGGTGCCGAAGAAATCCTAGAACAAATTTGCCTCGGCAAAATCCGCGAATACGAGCTGCGAGAAGTGGCACGGGAAGATTTGTATTTCAACCTTTATGTGCATCGGATTGATCGCTATTTAGTGCTGTTGTTTGAAGATATCACCGAGATGATGAACCTCAAGCAATCCCTTGTACAACGAGCCAATGAGGCGGGATTGCTGCTAGATGCCCTCCGTAACTCCAAGGATTACCTCGATAAGGTGATGCTCTCCATGGGCGATGCTTTGATTATTACTGACCAACAGGGGGTGATTCGCTCCGTTAACCAGGCCGCAGTAGAGATGTTTGGCTATCCAGAAGAAGAACTGCTCACAACATCTTTAGCTCATCTATTACCTCCAGATATTTGGCAAGATAACTTTGAGCCGAAGGCGATCGCCGCCCACCAAGACACCATAAAAAACGTCGAAGTAGAGTGTTTTACCAAGGATCAACAGTCCCTCACCATAGAATTTAACTGCTCCCAAGTATTGACGGATCTCAATCAAACAGAATCCTTTGTTTATATTGGCCGCGATATTACTGTCCGCAAAAAAGCCGAACTGGAAAAACAAAAGGCGATCGCCAAAGAGCGTGAATTAGTTGAATTACGCTCCCGTTTTCTCTCCACTGCTTCCCACGAATTTCGCAATCCCATTGCCAGCATTTTGATGTGTACCGAAATCTTACAAAACTCAGGCACCGAAATCACCGACGAAGAACTAGCCATGTACATCGGGTTTATCCAGCAGGCCGGTAGTAATCTCAAAAATGTTGTGGAAGATGTCCTCTTAATCAGTAAGGCAGAAGCCGGCAAAGTGAAATTCAAACCTGCCGATTTTCATCTACCGCGTTTTTGTAACAGATTGATCCAGCAAATTCATCTGTCCACGAACGAACACCGCATCCAAGCGAGCTACCCACCAGAGCTAGAAACAGTCAGTATGGACGGCAAATTGCTCCAACATATTCTCCAAAATTTATTATCCAATGCGGTGAAATATTCTCCCGGCGATCGCCCTGTCGAATTCACGATCACACCAGCCGGACAAACAGGCTATTTAGAATTCATCGTGCGCGACTACGGCATTGGTATTCCCGCAGCAGACCTCGACCATATTTTTGATTCCTTTCACCGCGCCACCAACGTCGGTAATATTCCCGGCACAGGTTTAGGCATGTCCATTACCCACGAATATATTCAGCTACATAAGGGCACAATTACCATTGCCAGCGAAGAAAACAAAGGCACAGAAATTCACGTTATCCTCCCCGATGCCAAGCAAATGCCAGAGTTGGTGACAGCAAAACCCACAGCAACCACCTAG
- a CDS encoding Rab family GTPase has translation MATIKKKICMLGDFGVGKTSLIRRFVERSFTDEYLSTVGVKISRKTIGLSDLSQEIDLLIWDIEGQTKFKAVAPSYLQGAAAVIIVGDVTRPETVQHFQEHIELFYRASPTGKVILALNKTDLIEPEIGKKLEDFLKEVVANVLGIYQTSAKTSKNVDVIFERLAKQLIIAA, from the coding sequence ATGGCAACTATTAAGAAAAAAATTTGTATGTTGGGGGATTTTGGCGTCGGGAAAACCAGTCTAATTCGTCGTTTTGTCGAACGCTCCTTTACTGACGAATACCTCTCAACAGTCGGCGTTAAGATCTCTCGAAAAACCATTGGCTTGTCTGATCTTTCCCAAGAGATTGATCTATTGATCTGGGATATCGAAGGACAAACTAAATTTAAAGCTGTTGCGCCATCCTATCTACAAGGTGCTGCCGCCGTCATTATTGTGGGCGATGTCACCCGTCCAGAAACTGTGCAACACTTCCAAGAACATATCGAGTTATTTTACCGCGCTAGCCCTACTGGTAAGGTGATTTTAGCCTTAAATAAAACTGATTTAATCGAACCAGAAATTGGCAAAAAATTAGAGGACTTTCTCAAGGAAGTGGTCGCCAATGTGTTGGGAATTTACCAAACCTCTGCCAAGACATCAAAAAATGTAGATGTAATCTTTGAAAGATTGGCAAAACAACTGATAATAGCAGCGTAA
- a CDS encoding OmpA family protein, with the protein MEQRFDAPHSDNSPSSKGDRPADVSTESGVSSRRVSAEVVAAQEAIESSERPENLLQELLADLVFGSGKQPDFTPLELKIEQLESKLYEPEETIKLLMPVISELLNRKVMESKDSIIRAIVPIIDEVIVEKTQEDKVAMIRAIANLIPGAIDQQVRSNSDDLVEALAPAMGDIIKQQIRIERDAMVDALYPVIGSTISKYMQDVVQEINSRVESTLTPAGIQRKLRAKMKGISEAELIFQESMPFEIKAVFLIHKQSGLIIASAKQQKSLPENTDDKEGKALEGDLMAGMLTAMRSFASECSIEPGNTSELKEIEYESFQILMEVAGYCYIATVLKGEVEANYIKKMRRSLSNIILQYDRDQSIHYYSGDPNSVDNAVKQELEELIDYRPQTTDSDKGSFPAALLLLVFVPLFVWGGWRFWQNKQLQALAAVESQIDVELNVDPQLAIYPVDSDVAKVKGDRQITLSGKVPFVRLKEKAETIARAQVAQLEEPNQWQIINDIITVEVEPDPETIASEVERLTKVLNQNEDLVIATEYGDRQVAITGHLRTDTQIRQVADSFSEIPGVENVLITATSKAFPIDQRLYFANNTAALNPNDIREKLPSIQEFLQQYPQMKLRIIGHIHTSETQQNNLAQKRAIAVRDSLLNLGIAAERLDIVAAPSSPPNLTQADDAWLSRCVRFERIMEK; encoded by the coding sequence ATGGAACAGCGTTTTGACGCGCCTCACTCTGATAATAGCCCAAGCTCGAAAGGCGATCGCCCTGCTGATGTATCTACTGAAAGCGGCGTTTCGTCTCGGAGGGTATCGGCTGAAGTTGTGGCGGCTCAGGAAGCCATAGAGTCGTCCGAACGACCAGAAAACTTACTACAAGAACTCCTTGCTGATCTGGTTTTTGGTAGTGGTAAACAGCCAGACTTTACGCCCCTTGAGCTGAAAATTGAACAGCTAGAAAGTAAACTCTATGAGCCAGAAGAAACAATCAAATTATTGATGCCCGTGATTTCGGAGTTGCTTAACCGCAAGGTAATGGAATCTAAAGACAGTATTATCCGGGCTATTGTACCGATTATTGATGAGGTGATCGTCGAGAAAACCCAAGAGGATAAGGTTGCTATGATTCGGGCGATCGCCAATCTGATCCCCGGGGCGATCGATCAGCAAGTCCGCAGCAATTCTGATGATCTCGTCGAAGCCTTAGCACCAGCCATGGGCGACATTATTAAACAGCAAATTCGTATCGAACGGGATGCGATGGTAGATGCCCTTTATCCTGTGATTGGCAGTACCATCTCCAAATATATGCAGGATGTGGTGCAGGAAATTAATTCAAGGGTCGAAAGTACCCTGACCCCGGCTGGCATCCAAAGAAAATTGCGCGCCAAAATGAAGGGCATTTCTGAAGCGGAACTGATTTTTCAGGAGTCCATGCCCTTTGAAATTAAGGCGGTTTTCTTGATTCATAAACAGTCGGGGCTGATTATCGCCTCCGCTAAGCAACAAAAATCCTTGCCAGAAAATACGGATGACAAAGAAGGGAAGGCTCTAGAGGGGGATTTGATGGCGGGCATGCTTACTGCGATGCGGAGTTTTGCCTCGGAGTGCTCGATTGAGCCGGGTAATACGTCGGAGCTGAAGGAGATTGAATATGAAAGCTTTCAGATTTTGATGGAGGTAGCAGGGTATTGTTACATCGCCACGGTGCTAAAGGGTGAGGTGGAAGCAAATTACATCAAGAAAATGCGGCGATCCCTATCCAATATTATTTTGCAATATGACCGCGACCAAAGTATTCATTATTATTCTGGTGATCCCAATTCTGTCGATAATGCGGTAAAACAAGAATTAGAGGAGCTGATTGACTATCGACCTCAAACAACGGATTCGGATAAAGGTAGTTTTCCTGCTGCGTTATTGTTATTGGTGTTTGTCCCTTTATTTGTTTGGGGAGGCTGGCGCTTTTGGCAGAACAAACAGCTACAGGCCCTAGCGGCCGTTGAGTCACAAATTGATGTGGAGCTTAATGTCGATCCCCAATTAGCGATTTATCCCGTTGACTCTGATGTGGCCAAGGTCAAGGGCGATCGCCAAATCACCCTATCGGGCAAAGTGCCCTTTGTGCGCCTCAAGGAAAAAGCGGAAACCATTGCCCGCGCCCAAGTCGCCCAATTGGAAGAGCCAAACCAATGGCAAATCATTAATGACATTATTACCGTCGAAGTGGAGCCAGACCCAGAGACGATCGCCAGTGAAGTTGAACGACTCACCAAAGTGCTCAATCAAAATGAAGATCTCGTCATCGCCACCGAGTACGGCGATCGCCAAGTCGCCATTACCGGACATCTCCGCACCGATACCCAGATCCGGCAGGTAGCCGATAGTTTTAGTGAAATTCCGGGCGTTGAAAATGTTTTGATTACCGCGACATCCAAGGCCTTTCCCATTGACCAACGCCTTTACTTTGCCAATAATACCGCCGCCCTCAATCCCAATGATATTCGAGAAAAATTACCCTCTATCCAAGAATTTTTGCAGCAATATCCCCAGATGAAACTACGTATCATCGGCCATATTCACACCAGTGAAACCCAGCAAAATAATCTCGCCCAAAAACGGGCGATCGCCGTCCGTGATAGTCTCTTAAACCTCGGTATTGCAGCAGAGCGACTAGACATTGTGGCCGCACCTTCATCGCCTCCAAACCTCACCCAAGCCGACGATGCATGGCTCAGCCGCTGTGTCCGTTTTGAACGTATTATGGAGAAATAA